In Phragmites australis chromosome 24, lpPhrAust1.1, whole genome shotgun sequence, the following are encoded in one genomic region:
- the LOC133907542 gene encoding cytochrome P450 78A11-like — protein sequence MAMAAAAAASSSCTDATWWAYALPALLGADTLCAHPAFLAGALLLATVSAALLAWASSPGGPAWAYGRGHLGAKPIRGPRGLPVFGSIFALYRGLPHRALAAMARAAGARDLMAFSIGDTPAVVSSCPATAREVLAHPAFADRPVKRSARELMFVRAIGFAPSGDYWRLLRRIASTHLFAPRRVAAHEPGRQADADTMLRAIAAEQSASGAVVLRPHLQAAALNNIMGSVFGRRYDITSRAGAAEAERLKNMVREGFELLGAFNWSDHLPWLAHLYDPGNVARRCAALVPHVQAFVRGVIDEHRRRRENSTAPDDNADFVDVLLSLEGDEKLGEDDMVAVLWEMIFRGTDTTALLTEWCMAELVRHPAVQAKLRAEVDATIGAGGCPTDADVARMPYLQAVVKETLRAHPPGPLLSWARLATADVPLSNGKVVPAGTTVMVNMWAITHDGAVWADPEAFTPERFLPSEGGADVDVRGGDLRLAPFGAGRRVCPGKNLGLATVSLWVARLVHAFEWALPDGAPPVCLDEVLKLSLEMKTPLAAAAVPRAAA from the exons ATGGcaatggccgccgccgccgccgcctcgtcctCGTGCACGGACGCCACGTGGTGGGCGTACGCGCTGCCGGCTCTCCTCGGCGCGGACACCCTATGCGCGCACCCGGCCTTCCTCGCCGGCGCGCTCCTCCTGGCCACCGTCTCGGCGGCGCTGCTTGCGTGGGCCTCGTCGCCGGGCGGTCCGGCGTGGGCTTACGGCCGCGGCCACCTCGGCGCGAAGCCTATCAGGGGTCCCCGCGGTCTGCCCGTGTTCGGCAGCATCTTCGCGCTGTACCGCGGGTTGCCGCACCGCGCGCTCGCCGCCATGGCGCGCGCTGCTGGGGCGAGGGATCTCATGGCGTTCTCCATCGGGGACACTCCCGCCGTGGTGTCGTCCTGCCCAGCCACGGCGCGGGAGGTGCTCGCGCACCCGGCGTTCGCGGACCGCCCCGTGAAGCGGTCCGCGCGGGAGCTCATGTTTGTGCGCGCCATCGGGTTCGCGCCCAGCGGCGACTACTGGCGCCTCCTCCGCCGCATCGCCTCCACGCACCTCTTCGCCCCGCGCCGCGTGGCCGCGCACGAGCCCGGACGCCAGGCCGACGCCGACACCATGCTCCGCGCCATCGCAGCCGAGCAGTCCGCATCCGGCGCCGTCGTCCTCCGCCCGCACCTCCAGGCTGCTGCGCTCAACAACATCATGGGCAGCGTCTTCGGCAGGCGCTACGACATCACCTCGAGAGCCGGCGCCGCCGAGGCTGAGCGGCTCAAGAACATGGTGCGCGAGGGGTTCGAGCTCCTCGGCGCGTTCAACTGGTCCGATCACCTCCCCTGGCTCGCCCACCTCTACGACCCGGGCAACGTCGCCCGTCGCTGCGCCGCGCTCGTGCCGCACGTCCAGGCCTTCGTCCGCGGCGTCATCGACGAGCACCGTCGCCGCCgcgagaactccactgcccctGACGATAACGCTGACTTCGTTGATGTTCTGCTGTCCCTCGAGGGCGACGAGAAGCTCGGCGAGGACGACATGGTCGCCGTCCTCTGG GAGATGATCTTCCGCGGGACGGACACGACGGCGCTTCTGACCGAGTGGTGCATGGCGGAGCTGGTGCGCCACCCTGCGGTGCAGGCGAAGCTGCGCGCCGAGGTGGACGCGACGATCGGGGCGGGCGGGTGCCCCACCGACGCCGACGTGGCGCGCATGCCGTACCTTCAGGCGGTGGTGAAGGAGACGCTGCGagcgcacccgccgggcccccTGCTGAGCTGGGCGCGCCTCGCCACCGCCGACGTGCCGCTGTCCAACGGCAAGGTGGTCCCCGCCGGCACCACGGTGATGGTGAACATGTGGGCCATCACCCACGACGGCGCCGTGTGGGCGGACCCGGAGGCGTTCACGCCAGAGCGGTTCCTGCCGTCGGAGGGCGGTGCTGACGTGGACGTCCGCGGCGGGGACCTCCGCCTCGCGCCTTTCGGCGCCGGGCGCCGCGTCTGCCCCGGCAAGAACCTGGGCCTCGCCACTGTCAGCCTCTGGGTCGCCCGCCTCGTGCACGCCTTCGAGTGGGCCCTGCCGGACGGCGCGCCTCCCGTCTGCCTCGACGAGGTCCTCAAGCTCTCACTGGAGATGAAGacgcccctcgccgccgcggccgtcccccgcgccgccgcctga